The following proteins are co-located in the Apium graveolens cultivar Ventura chromosome 5, ASM990537v1, whole genome shotgun sequence genome:
- the LOC141659771 gene encoding uncharacterized protein LOC141659771 yields the protein MSNAKSKGGLGFRDFYDFNIALLGRNEVVSSCFQHNDRKWNTNLVRECFLEEDAIVVLATTIPQRDIADRVVWTGAKNGVYNAKSGYHYWFNLRYGTGSVPQSVWWKRVWHLKIPQKVKVFIWRFCRNVVPVRKRLSARGLNGVWFWCNKKVWESKAVTPAFAMDTNFKVLSEWEEARKKQVMIRPKGNPELQQVDHKWQCPGPEAFKINVDASVFPNAQFFSVSMIMRNHLGSFVACKVGSFPMVDTVFEAELVGVKESLSWIKGGQYSNAPVQLETDSLLSVKAILENKVNLLEVGEVIEECKLGLQGLPSVSLSFFRKTANRVAHNIARIPCLANSQITFTSSPRCLLEALSYDCS from the exons ATGAGTAATGCGAAGAGCAAAGGTGGTCTAGGGTTTAGGGATTTCTATGATTTCAACATTGCTTTACTGG GGAGGAATGAAGTGGTCTCCAGCTGTTTTCAGCACAATGACAGGAAGTGGAATACTAATCTGGTTAGAGAATGTTTTTTGGAGGAGGATGCAATTGTTGTACTGGCTACAACCATTCCTCAACGGGATATTGCAGATAGGGTGGTCTGGACAGGTGCAAAGAATGGTGTGTATAATGCAAAATCTGGCTATCATTACTGGTTTAACTTAAGGTACGGTACTGGCAGTGTTCCTCAGAGTGTATGGTGGAAGAGAGTTTGGCATTTGAAAATTCCTCAGAAGGTGAAAGTGTTTATATGGAGATTCTGTCGTAATGTGGTTCCGGTCAGAAAGAGACTGAGTGCTAGAGGATTAAAT GGAGTGTGGTTTTGGTGTAACAAGAAAGTGTGGGAGAGTAAGGCTGTTACCCCTGCTTTTGCTATGGATACCAATTTTAAGGTCCTCTCAGAATGGGAGGAAGCTAGAAAAAAACAGGTGATGATTCGTCCTAAAGGTAATCCAGAGCTGCAGCAAGTTGATCACAAATGGCAATGCCCAGGTCCAGAAGCTTTTAAAATCAATGTAGACGCGTCTGTTTTCCCAAATGCTCAATTCTTTTCTGTCAGTATGATTATGAGAAATCACTTGGGGTCGTTTGTTGCTTGTAAAGTTGGAAGCTTTCCCATGGTTGATACTGTCTTTGAGGCGGAGTTGGTAGGGGTTAAAGAATCTTTATCATGGATTAAGGGGGGACAATACAGTAATGCCCCAGTGCAGCTTGAAACAGATTCACTACTCAGTGTCAAAGCTATTCTGGAAAATAAGGTGAATTTATTAGAAGTAGGTGAGGTAATAGAAGAGTGTAAGCTGGGATTGCAAGGCTTACCATCTGTTTCACTTAGTTTTTTTCGGAAAACAGCTAACAGGGTAGCACACAATATCGCTAGAATCCCTTGTTTAGCTAATTCCCAGATTACGTTCACGTCTTCTCctaggtgtttgttggaggctCTTTCGTATGATTGTAGTTGA